One Nerophis lumbriciformis linkage group LG21, RoL_Nlum_v2.1, whole genome shotgun sequence DNA segment encodes these proteins:
- the pycard gene encoding apoptosis-associated speck-like protein containing a CARD, with the protein MASNKKIINNTLENLSTANFEKFCQALVDRRGERRVPVSKVEGKNFLAVTNVLVSTFTEAEAPAVTSELLRDIDCMEDAENLDAQCTVSAGRPAGGAGGVSTRSSVDNDNSSKGQHFVDKHKTELIKRVTNISAILDQLLDKKVIQAEVYELILRMNVSQQKMREIYLRALQSGNKAKDVFLEILEEQEPYLVEDLRQNK; encoded by the exons ATGGCTTCAAACAAGAAGATCATCAACAACACGCTGGAGAATCTTTCCACGGCCAACTTTGAGAAGTTCTGCCAGGCCCTGGTGGACCGCCGCGGGGAGCGGAGAGTCCCGGTCAGCAAGGTGGAGGGAAAGAACTTTCTGGCGGTCACCAACGTGCTGGTGTCCACCTTCACCGAGGCAGAGGCTCCGGCGGTCACGTCGGAACTCTTGAGGGACATCGACTGCATGGAGGACGCAGAAAATCTTG ATGCCCAGTGCACAGTCAGTGCAGGACGCCCGGCCGGAGGCGCAGGTGGCGTCAGTACGAGATCAAGCGTTGACAACGATAATTCAAGCAAAG GACAGCACTTTGTGGATAAACACAAGACGGAGCTTATCAAGAGAGTGACCAACATTAGTGCCATTCTGGATCAACTCTTGGACAAGAAAGTCATCCAGGCTGAAGTCTACGAACTGATCCTAAGGATGAACGTCAGCCAACAAAAGATGAGGGAAATCTACTTGCGGGCTCTCCAGTCCGGCAACAAGGCCAAGGACGTCTTCTTGGAAATCCTGGAGGAGCAGGAGCCTTACCTGGTGGAAGACCTCAGGCAGAACAAGTAG